One region of Oryza sativa Japonica Group chromosome 5, ASM3414082v1 genomic DNA includes:
- the LOC4338664 gene encoding N-alpha-acetyltransferase 40 isoform X2: MATAEKKRPRSSSSNGGVGKRLSRKEILGRKKAVKELIRKAVAMKDHLAQFPDFHKYQSNGLLVYLEYGYGNQLPLPTRKYIQNLLKVNMEGQYGPEWPSEEKVKRREMVAPEARYIFVRQSSNAITTQNIMKQDSRLEFTHEACNEDRLIGFVHYRFVLEEDVPVVYVYELQMESSAQGKGLGKFLMELVELIACKSQMGAVMLTVQKANNLAMAFYKKLRYVISSTSPSRVDPLIGLEKNYEILCKAFESEAKSILEEGN; this comes from the exons atggcgacggcggagaaAAAGAGGCctcggagcagcagcagcaacggcgGCGTGGGGAAGAGGCTGAGCAGGAAGGAG ATATTGGGGAGAAAGAAGGCTGTCAAAGAACTTATAAGGAAAGCTGTAGCCATGAAGGATCATCTAGCGCAATTTCCTGATTTTCACAAGTATCAGAGCAATG GTCTTTTGGTCTACTTGGAGTATGGATATGGAAATCAACTTCCATTACCAACAAGGAAGTATATCCAAAATCTTCTCAAG GTTAACATGGAGGGACAATATGGGCCAGAATGGCCTTCAGAAGAGAAAGTTAAGCGCCGGGAAATGGTTGCCCCAGAAGCACGATATATCTTTGTCCGGCAATCTTCAAATGCCATTACCACCCAAAATATTATGAAGCAAGATTCAAGACTAGAATTTACACATGAAGCATGTAATGAAGATCGCTTGATTGGTTTTGTACACTACAGATTTGTTTTGGAAGAAGATGTTCCTGTTGTTTATGTCTATGAGTTACAGATGGAGTCTTCTGCCCAGGGGAAGGGGCTGGGAAAATTTCTAATGGAGTTGGTCGAACTTATAGCCTGTAAG AGCCAAATGGGAGCAGTAATGTTAACAGTTCAGAAAGCTAATAACCTTGCTATGGCTTTCTACAAGAAGTTGAG ATATGTAATATCCAGTACTTCGCCATCGCGAGTAGATCCATTG ATTGGACTTGAAAAAAACTATGAGATTTTATGCAAGGCATTTGAATCTGAAGCAAAGTCCATATTAGAG GAAGGCAACTGA
- the LOC4338664 gene encoding N-alpha-acetyltransferase 40 isoform X1 — protein MLGSCSDPPPTPQAAVKTSFYYQGERGERRETRSRFRDGASKRCDNGDGGEKEASEQQQQRRRGEEAEQEGGLLVYLEYGYGNQLPLPTRKYIQNLLKVNMEGQYGPEWPSEEKVKRREMVAPEARYIFVRQSSNAITTQNIMKQDSRLEFTHEACNEDRLIGFVHYRFVLEEDVPVVYVYELQMESSAQGKGLGKFLMELVELIACKSQMGAVMLTVQKANNLAMAFYKKLRYVISSTSPSRVDPLIGLEKNYEILCKAFESEAKSILEEGN, from the exons ATGCTTGGCAGCTGCTCTGATCCACCTCCAACTCCACAAGCAGCTGTGAAAACTTCTTTTTATTATCAG ggtgagagaggagagaggagagagacccGATCAAGATTCCGAGACGGAGCCAGCAAGCGCTGCGATaatggcgacggcggagaaAAAGAGGCctcggagcagcagcagcaacggcgGCGTGGGGAAGAGGCTGAGCAGGAAGGAG GTCTTTTGGTCTACTTGGAGTATGGATATGGAAATCAACTTCCATTACCAACAAGGAAGTATATCCAAAATCTTCTCAAG GTTAACATGGAGGGACAATATGGGCCAGAATGGCCTTCAGAAGAGAAAGTTAAGCGCCGGGAAATGGTTGCCCCAGAAGCACGATATATCTTTGTCCGGCAATCTTCAAATGCCATTACCACCCAAAATATTATGAAGCAAGATTCAAGACTAGAATTTACACATGAAGCATGTAATGAAGATCGCTTGATTGGTTTTGTACACTACAGATTTGTTTTGGAAGAAGATGTTCCTGTTGTTTATGTCTATGAGTTACAGATGGAGTCTTCTGCCCAGGGGAAGGGGCTGGGAAAATTTCTAATGGAGTTGGTCGAACTTATAGCCTGTAAG AGCCAAATGGGAGCAGTAATGTTAACAGTTCAGAAAGCTAATAACCTTGCTATGGCTTTCTACAAGAAGTTGAG ATATGTAATATCCAGTACTTCGCCATCGCGAGTAGATCCATTG ATTGGACTTGAAAAAAACTATGAGATTTTATGCAAGGCATTTGAATCTGAAGCAAAGTCCATATTAGAG GAAGGCAACTGA
- the LOC4338665 gene encoding protein N-terminal glutamine amidohydrolase: MADDRVAGGATPPPPPPPPPLDASAFTHTPYYCEENVHLLCKELIRSGISDPAGTNLYAVFISNEEKKVPLWYQKASHSGDGFVLWDYHVICIQSRRKNGEVLDLVWDLDSSLPFPCSFIQYVSDAIRPLSFGNSTYRRLFRVIHAPVFLRSFASDRSHMKDHAGNWIQLPPKYESIVAEDGTTNNLNEYITMSMDDVKDLESMADDVYSSKHGVVINETILPEFFSRLPG; encoded by the exons atgGCCGACGACCGAGTAGCCGGCGGCGCaaccccgccgccacctcctcctccccctcctctcgaCGCCTCCGCGTTCACGCACACCCCGTACTACTG TGAAGAAAATGTTCACTTGCTATGTAAGGAACTCATTAGAAGTGGAATTTCTGATCCTGCTGGCACCAACTTATATGCTGTTTTCATATCAAATGAGGAAAAGAAG GTTCCTCTCTGGTATCAGAAAGCAAGTCATAGCGGTGATGGTTTTGTCCTGTGGGATTATCATGTAATTTGTATCCAG TCTAGGCGAAAAAATGGAGAAGTACTTGATCTTGTTTGGGATTTGGACTCCAGCCTTCCTTTCCCATGTTCATTCATCCAGTACGTTTCTGATGCCATACGACCATTATCATTTGGCAACTCTACCTACAGGAG GCTTTTCCGTGTGATTCATGCTCCTGTATTTCTTCGATCATTTGCATCTGATAGAAGCCACATGAAGGATCATGCAGGGAATTGGATTCAGTTGCCCCCAAAGTATGAATCAATTGTTGCAGAAG ATGGAACCACCAATAATCTGAATGAGTACATTACGATGTCTATGGATGATGTGAAGGACCTGGAAAGTATGGCTGATGATGTCTACTCCAGCAAACATGGTGTGGTGATAAATGAAACTATCCTGCCTGAATTCTTCTCTCGCTTGCCTGGATGA
- the LOC9266739 gene encoding putative NAD kinase 3 → MDGRRLDCDGRVNLSVATSDQTLDSSMESERAAYAFLPQTPIKSTDAHLVEFSEAMRAVAKTLRQVAEGKAAAQAEAAEWKRKYELEKAVKAHRHNTVTKGCSNCDKEKLEQLASQLTLETTSVDPTSCCGNHEICSRQILQDECPGTNKISHDKIAARKAPFKLSWGCNGDNNGQHKHDFVSFEKGDITTAERSNKQILLKWESPPQTVLFVTKPNSNSVHALCAEMVRWLKEHNNINIFVEPRVSKELVTEDSYFNFIQTWDNDEEMKTLHTKVDLIVTLGGDGTVLWAASLFKGPVPPVVAFSLGSLGFMTPFSSELYRECLDHVLKRPFGITLRSRLQCHVIYDSAKNEVDTEEPILVLNEVTIDRGMSSYLTYLECYCDSSFVTRVQGDGLIISTTSGSTAYSLAAGGSMVHPQVPGILFTPICPHSLSFRPLILPEYVTLRVQVPINSRGQAWASFDGKGRKQLGPGDALICSISPWPVPTACLVDSTTDFLRSIHEGLHWNLRKSQSFDGPVA, encoded by the exons ATGGATGGCCGGCGCTTG GATTGTGATGGGAGAGTAAACCTTAGTGTGGCTACCTCAGATCAGACCTTAGATAGTTCAATGGAATCAGAGAGGGCAGCTTATGCGTTTCTTCCCCAAACTCCAATCAAGTCAACCGATGCACACCTCGTTGAGTTCTCGGAGGCTATGAGAG CTGTTGCGAAAACATTGCGACAAGTTGCAGAAGGGAAAGCTGCTGCTCAAGCAGAGGCAGCTGAGTGGAAGCGCAAGTATGAATTAGAAAAGGCAGTCAAGGCACACAGGCATAATACTGTAACCAAAG GCTGCAGTAACTGTGACAAGGAAAAGTTAGAGCAGTTGGCTAGTCAGCTGACATTGGAGACCACGTCGGTTGATCCAACAAGTTGCTGCGGAAATCATGAGATCTGTTCACGTCAAATTCTCCAGGACGAATGCCCTGGAACTAATAAAATTTCGCATGACAAGATTGCTGCAAGAAAG GCACCATTTAAACTTTCATGGGGATGCAATGGGGATAATAATGGTCAGCACAAGCATGATTTTGTATCCTTCGAAAAAGGGGATATAACAACAGCTGAACGCAGCAATAAGCAG ATTTTGCTAAAGTGGGAATCCCCTCCACAAACTGTTCTTTTCGTGACTAAACCTAATTCCAACTCCGTGCACGCTCTCTGTGCTGAAATGGTTAG ATGGCTTAAAGAGCACAATAATATAAACATCTTTGTAGAGCCACGAGTTAGCAAGGAACTAGTGACTGAAGATTCATACTTCAACTTTATCCAAACATGGGATAATG ATGAGGAAATGAAGACATTACACACGAAGGTTGATCTCATTGTAACTCTTGGAGGTGATGGAACAGTTTTATGG GCAGCATCATTGTTCAAAGGACCAGTTCCCCCTGTTGTTGCGTTCTCTCTTGGATCATTGGGATTCATGACCCCCTTCT CAAGTGAGCTGTATCGTGAGTGTTTGGACCATGTGCTGAAAAGGCCATTTGGCATCACACTAAGGAGTCGTCTGCAGTGTCATGTAATCTACGATTCAGCTAAAAATGAAGTTGATACGGAGGAGCCAATTCTAGTGCTGAATGAGGTTACAATTGACCGTGGGATGTCATCGTACCTTACCTACTTAGAATGCTATTGTGACAGTTCTTTTGTCACACGTGTTCAAGGAGATGGGTTAATAATATCAACAACATCTGGAAGCACAGCTTATTCATTGGCAGCTGGGGGATCGATGGTTCATCCACAG GTCCCAGGGATCCTTTTCACGCCAATCTGTCCCCATTCATTATCATTCAGGCCTTTGATACTACCTGAATATGTGACATTGCGTGTGCAAGTGCCAATCAATAGCAGAGGGCAGGCATGGGCATCCTTCGACGGCAAGGGCAGGAAGCAGCTAGGGCCAGGTGATGCACTCATCTGCAGCATTTCTCCATGGCCTGTGCCCACTGCCTGCCTGGTGGACTCAACAACTGACTTCCTGCGAAGCATCCATGAGGGCCTCCACTGGAACCTGAGGAAGAGCCAGTCGTTTGATGGCCCTGTTGCATGA
- the LOC4338667 gene encoding large ribosomal subunit protein uL1c has protein sequence MATAASLSATASSLLAPAPATTGAAAAQCCSSSSTALFPTPVPSLRAYYPRLLLAFRRPAVAAVADPQGAVLEEEQGEQQDEGQEQYDDDDYDDGYEGGRGPAFTPPTRPRTGKAALPLKRDRTRSKRFLEIQKLRESKKEHDVPTAISLVKQMASARFVESAEAHFRMNLDPKYNDQQLRATVNLPKGTGQSVKIAVLTQGEKIDQARAAGADIVGGDDLIDQIKGGFMEFDKLIASPDMMPKVAGLGKILGPRGLMPNPKAGTVSPNITQAIEEFKKGKVEYRVDKTGIVHIPFGKVDFPEEDLIANFMAVVRSVERNKPSGAKGIYWKTAYLCSSMGPSIKLNIKEMLDYGSESSD, from the exons atggccaCAGCCGCTTccctctccgccaccgcctcctccctcctcgcccccgcccccgccaccaccggcgccgcggcggcgcagtgctgctcctcctcgtccaCCGCGCTGTTCCCCACCCCCGTCCCGTCGCTGCGCGCCTACTACCCGCGCCTGCTCCTCGCGTtccgccgccccgccgtcgccgccgtcgcagaCCCGCAGGGCGCCGTGCTCGAGGAGGAGCAGGGGGAGCAGCAGGACGAGGGGCAGGAGcagtacgacgacgacgactacgaCGACGGGTACGAGGGCGGACGCGGCCCCGCGTTCACGCCCCCCACCCGCCCGCGCACCGGCAAGGCCGCCCTTCCGCTCAAGCGCGACCGC ACGAGGTCGAAGCGATTCCTGGAGATACAGAAGCTGAGGGAGAGCAAGAAGGAGCACGACGTGCCCACGGCCATCTCGCTGGTGAAGCAGATGGCCAGCGCCCGATTCGTCGAGTCCGCTGAGGCGCACTTCCGCATGAACCTCGACCCCAAGTACAACGACCAGCAGCTCCGCGCCACG GTTAATTTGCCCAAGGGGAcgggccagtcggtgaagattGCGGTCCTCACACAAG GTGAGAAGATAGATCAAGCAAGAGCTGCAGGAGCTGATATTGTCGGTGGAGATGACCTGATTGACCAAATAAAAGGAGGATTTATGGAATTTGACAAGCTGATTGCATCACCTGATATGATGCCTAAG GTCGCCGGATTGGGAAAGATTCTAGGACCGAGAGGACTTATGCCTAACCCCAAAGCTGGGACTGTTTCTCCAAACATAACTCAG GCTATCGAAGAGTTCAAGAAAGGTAAAGTTGAATACAGAGTTGACAAGACAGGGATTGTTCACATTCCCTTTGGGAAGGTTGATTTTCCTGAAGAAGACCTTATTGCAAACTTCATGGCTGTTGTT CGCTCTGTCGAAAGGAACAAACCATCTGGTGCAAAGGGGATATACTGGAAAACGGCATACTTATGCTCATCAATGGGGCCTTCAATCAAGTTAAACATCAAAGAAATGCTTGACTATGGCTCAGAATCATCAGACTAA